Sequence from the Prunus persica cultivar Lovell chromosome G5, Prunus_persica_NCBIv2, whole genome shotgun sequence genome:
CAAAAGAAGTTGCAGGTCTTAGGGAGAGAATAAAATTGCTCGAggtaaattttaaattcttaGTCATATATTGGAACAATTTTGATACGAaactttatttatgaaatgatctttatttttatttttatgaaagatAAACCAAGAGAAGATCAGTTAAATTTGCAACAATAAGAGAGGATATTAAAACCTGTAAACCATCTTCTGATACATCCAAATCATTTTCTAGCTACTGTCTTTATTGATGCATGAGCTGATAATGTctctatttttaaattttttaattttacagGGACAAATAAAGTTAAGGGAAGCTGCTTTGGAAACCTCAACTGCTTCATTTTTGGAGAAGGAAAAGGATCTTCAAAACATAATCGAAGAGTTAGAGAGCAGGGTGGAAGAAATCAATCAGAATAGTTCAGTTATGAAGGTTGGTAATCTATTAGTATTACGTAATGCACCAGATACAATGCTTATGCTTATAAGAAGGATTATgatgtaaaagaaaaatcatattcctacaaagaaaaaaacgaaATTGGATTGTAATGCTATTTGATACGGGACTACCTACGTAAATAGGCATTAGTTATAGGGTTTTAGATGTGAGGCATATTGAGTAAGAACATTGACTTCGAGTTTAGGGTAGTTCTCATCTTGCTctagttcttcttcttctcttcttgctCTAATTCTTGAATAATGTCTATGCTGAGCTTCTTGCCTTTGCCATTAAATGCTGTCTAATTGTATCTGAAGGTATTTGTGCAATCATCTTATGGTACAGGTAGGCAAAGATATCACTGGTATTACTTCAAATGAAGAAGAGAGGAGTGGATCTGAATACTTGGGCCACTCAGCATTATTGcccaaagaaaatggaaatgatATGTCTTGTATCAAGAGGTATGATTTGTAGAAACAAATTATCAATTTCACTGAGTcagttattttttgttttatacgTTTTACAATTTTACTCTGCTTTTCCTAGTATGCAGCAAGTTACtgaaatagttttttttttttttggccttcCACAGTGCTGATGAAATGTCATCAGAGCAAGAACCGAGACTCGCCAATGTGGATCATAGAAATGGCTACCATGATGACTTATTAACTGAATTAGCGTCAATTAAGGAGAGGAATACATCAATGGAAAGTGAACTAAAAGAGATGCAAGAGAGATATTCAGAGATAAGTCTCAAATTTGCAGAGGTAGAAGGTGAAAGACAACAGCTTGTAATGACAGTACGCAACCTCAAAAATTTGAAGAGGAGCTAAAAAACTGTTCATAATCCTATATTACCATGTACAGTTAAAACAACTGGAGTATGttcacaccaaaaaaatcaaatcctgACAGTTCATTGCAGTGAGTAAATTTATGCACACAGGTCATATAATTTTTCCCCTCACTTGCTTTATGCTGTGTGTCTTCTCCCATGTCTAATGTAGTTCATGTGGTTCAGTGTTCTGTCCATGCTTTTTTCTGTGATTCTTTTAAAGCTTATCAATGTTCTCATGTCCAACATATATGACGATTATATCATTAATatattctttatattttttgatcCTTTCAATTTTGCAGCTCTTGTTAATATTATCAGAAGAGTTGTACGTTTTTATGTGTAGAGTATCTATATATCTTAGTATAGTTTTTGTACTTCTGGCCATGGCCAAGAGTGCAGCAGTTTTCGTGGACTGAACTCAATTAGCTTGTGATGCGTGGCCAAAATCTACACCCTTGTTTCTTGCCTTGGCCTCGTGAAGGACAACTGACCATTAAAATTTGTGGAGATCAAGTACCACACCAGTCAAATCATGGCTGCTTCAATCTATATGTGTTCCTTCGGCTGGTGGCCTTCTGGTCGGCATTAGTAGTTGTGTTTCGTTCTTTGAGTATTAtagattaaaaaacaaatctcaAAATTGTGGATCAActggttaagagcatttactcCTGCACCCAAGGTGCTAGGTTCGAGTCCCCCATCCCCCAATATTACTGTTAACTAGGCATGTTATGCACTTAAGTTGTTTTTTACAACTAACATCATGGAGTACTACTTCAAATTTGAGAGGACTTTTGGTGATTGGTCTTATTGCTCTATGCTCACAACTAAGATGTGGGTGATTTGGGTCATAATAGTTAAACAACAGGTAGATTTCTAATTAGAATTTGTAACTTAGCTATTGGATGTTCTAATTGTGGCCTTCATTTTCACGTTTTATTTCCAGATGAAGTCAAGTTGCCTATAATGAAAATCTATTCAGATGCATGCACCAGCTACACAAGTTCTAataggcctcatcatttggcccgcgGGCTCATGGGCCGATGGGGGCCTGTCCGCCCCATCGGAAAAAAGCCCGGCCCAGCTcgttatgggctttgagatggcccGGTCCGCCTTGGGCTTGGGTGTTTAAGCTCGGCCCGACCCATAGGTCCAGCCTgattaagcccaagaaagcccGGCCAGCTCGCCCACAAAAGCCCAGCCCGTTGGgcccgcatacatatataattatgtataaataagagtttaggtttatcagtcctgatctcttggactacaggggtccaagagatttgtggtcactcaccgttggatgtaaattcaacggttcactcactcttgcactcattttaaaaaacttttttgaaccattggattaatatccaacggtgggtgaccacaatctcttggactcctgtggtccaagagatcgggactgttaggattatataatttaaatcacatatataatttgtttagtttcatttacttttctttactcattcttagtttataattggatgattaacACATAAATATGTGTCAATTGTTAATCCAACaattataattggatgattagcacactaatcatatatataagatgaacaacatatcacatcaccaaatataatcatatcacgaaacataattgtaccaccaaatataatcatgcttttcttaaacacatcaccaaatatttgcatatttattcataccatcctttaaaaaatatttttttgatacttattattttttaaaattatttcttaaaacgtattacgatctaattatgtaataatcttaaaaataatatttggttttattatttttgtggaaaatcttataagttgtgtgactttattgggtgttttatgaatttggtttgaagtaaaaatattggaattaagtgagtttaatttcaaatttggactaaaatgcctttctgattaagtttatgattttttttgaatgaagCAGGGCCCGACCCAGCccgatgggctttctcaagTCCGGCTCATGGGTcgggcttgggctttgaattttctaaaaaaatgcGGCCCGGCCTGACccgatattttctctctcctctttaaagcTCGGCCCGACTCGACCCGGCTCATTGACGAGCTCTAAGTTCCAATCATGCGTGCTTGCCTGCTgcagaaaatttgtacatttaCTAtgcatcaagaaaaaaaaaacatgatacACATGGAATTCATTGAAACAAGACCCACACAAAAAGGTGgatcgagagagagagagagagagagaggactaAAAGACTAGGCTACGGCTAAGCTCCTAATCAACATAGAGTCCAAATCCTTATCTGATTAGAAGACCACATTAAGTGGTTCAAGACATTCTAACGTCttacaagagagagagagagagagagagagagagagagagagagaggacctCTGTCAGGATATTAGTTTAATTCCAGGCTTAAAGCATTGTTGGGTTGTGTTAATACATGAAATATTAGCTTGCTGTAtaggaaaatggaaaatgtaCAATATTAGGCTGAATTAATCTGCTCAATCCCACAAAATCTCAATTAAAATGTACAATAATATCAggaaaaattccaacaaaaggaaacaataAGAGAGGTTCCATGAGCAACAACATTGCCAACCACAAAATCGGTCGTATTCACAGaccaaaaacgaaaaaaagaaaaagaaatcagagTTACTAGCTCTAAAGATGTAAGCTCATAATTGATGTCTAATTAATCCATAAACAGTGACAAGGGCCATGATAAGGGAGTGATCTACATGAGCCTCCACCACCAAACTCAGCACATCATCTCCCAATACAACTCCTGAACTTGACTGCTTTCTCTTTGCCTCTGCTACAAATCCTCCATTGCTGTCTGTAATTCTAAATGCTGATGATTTCCCCCCCAAGGCTTCTAACTTGTAGCTGCAACTGGTCTCAGATCCCATGCTTACTTTATAAAAACACTCGTTATTTCCAAGAATTGCTCTACAACTTTTCCTCACTCGAAACATTGGCCTATTGGCACCAACAATAGTGTTGCTTTTGTAGCCCTCCCAGCTTAGAAAACCACACATTTTCTTCTCACAAACAGTGAAGAGAAGCTTGCCCCGGAGATCCATGAGATAAACTTCGTCGCTGTGCTTGTTGTCGTAGTTATCAATTCGATAAACGATTTCTCCACTTTCATCAAACGCAGTGCATCCGTTTCCTTGCATCACAAGCGATTTCATCCATATGGTGaatgtttctctctttgaagTCATGTACTTGTTAGAACACAATGAAGAACTAGCAGTAGAGCTACAAGGAGCTTCATGGCTGCTGTTGAGTATTATGAGAGGATGAATCTTAGCCATTTGAGAGCTGAGAGAGAtgaaccaaaattttggtttgcGTGAGACTTCTTCAATATGAAGTTACTATTTTATACTCCACtcaaaattgggaaaaaaTCATTGAAAGAAACTGGTATACAATAATCGTTTGGTCATGACGCATCCAAAGAGACCTCCACGTTTTAACCCATGTGCATGTGATATGTGGTGTGGGGATATGTTCATAGCCAcacgttttatttttctttttattggtGTTTATCTTCGACATTTTTTTTGACTCCTTGTAGGCTGTCTGTCCAGTATTAAAGGAATAGAGATTTTAACATTATTTGGTTGCTACACATGGCTAGCTAACGGGGACTTGTTGTATATTGTATGTTAGTCTATCGACTTGTCagtaagttatttattatttgtttttaatttattttccttttaataaaatattgttttaCGTATTTGCATGTATAtcgaaaaaattaattatggtttctataattttgttcatatcCGTATCCTTATTATGATTTgatgataatttaattaatataggGAAAGTGTCACACGTCCTCTGCTGTGGGTGGCTATATCTGCTAAGGAATCTTGTGCTTTACATATCCTAATTCTAACTCATTCCTCCATTTTCCTTCATATCTTGACCGGCTTAACCCTACGGACTCAAATATGCTTTAATAATTATATGTAAACAATTGTACAATGTAAGTTCATGCGGAAGATAAAGGGGAACTTTCATCAATGTCTTGGGAaggcttttcttttgtttgttatcCAATCAATTTATCCTAAATATATGGAAGAAGTTCATGCCATGAACAACAAGGAACACacttattgtttgtttttagttaTCATCATCCTCTTATGTTGACTTCATTCTGATCCAAAACTATAATGGC
This genomic interval carries:
- the LOC18777233 gene encoding protein LURP-one-related 2, giving the protein MAKIHPLIILNSSHEAPCSSTASSSLCSNKYMTSKRETFTIWMKSLVMQGNGCTAFDESGEIVYRIDNYDNKHSDEVYLMDLRGKLLFTVCEKKMCGFLSWEGYKSNTIVGANRPMFRVRKSCRAILGNNECFYKVSMGSETSCSYKLEALGGKSSAFRITDSNGGFVAEAKRKQSSSGVVLGDDVLSLVVEAHVDHSLIMALVTVYGLIRHQL